From one Nothobranchius furzeri strain GRZ-AD chromosome 2, NfurGRZ-RIMD1, whole genome shotgun sequence genomic stretch:
- the LOC107376830 gene encoding endothelial zinc finger protein induced by tumor necrosis factor alpha yields the protein MDTDVQQMALVKEEAPEEESVCVNQQDAEHPPIKEEQEELWTSQEGDHLHLKEETDAARFSFTAVCIWSEDDEEKPLFSQLHQQQIEYRGVPTSSSADQMTAETCGGEETSRNPDLNPHEQPSDSSETEVSGDDDESDVNLDSELSDTGFETDNDGNDWNESRPSESNFKTVDKFFSCPECGKYFLHKRALLKHVRVKGHSAIGSSGCLVNKKCLRVKTRVDSCRKVPTEPKSFRCDDCGKILRRKSHLTDHMRAHTGEKPFTCEVCGKTFSRKSILNIHMRVHTGQKPFACELCGKTFSRKSILNIHMRVHTGQKPFLCELCGQRFSRKENLNDHKRVHTGQKPFACELCVQTFSQKTHLNCHMRVHTGQKPFACEFCGQRFSQKSTLNNHITVHTGQKPFACEICGQRFSRKEHLSSHIRVHPGQEPFACELCGQRFSEKTHLNSHTRNHTGQKTFACELCGKTFSQKSSLNIHMRVHTGQKPFACELCGKTFSQKSSLNIHMRVHTGQKPFACELCGKTFCRKSSLNIHMRVHTGQKPFACELCGKTFSRKSILNNHMRVHTGQKPFFCELCGQRFSRKENLNRHTRVHTGHKELILLQDH from the coding sequence atgttcaacagatGGCGCTGGtaaaagaagaagctcctgaagaggAGAGTGTCTGTGTGAACCAGCAGGATGCAGAACACCCccccataaaggaggaacaggaggaactctggaccagtcaGGAGGGAGATCATCtccatttgaaggaggagactgatgctgccaggttttCATTCACTGCTGTTTGTATATggagtgaagatgatgaagagaaacctctgttttcacagcttcatcagcagcaaatagaataCAGaggtgttccaaccagcagctcagctgaccagatgacagcagagACTTGTGGAGGAGAagaaactagcaggaacccagatctgaaccctcatgaacagccgtctgattcttcagagactgaagttagtggagatgatgatgagagtgatgtgaatctagactctgagctaTCAGACACTGGGTTTGAAACTGATAATGACGgcaatgactggaatgagagtAGGCCTTCTGAATCAAATTTTAAGACTGTCGACAAATTctttagctgccctgagtgtggtaaaTATTTTCTCCACAAGAGGGCTCTCTTGAAACATGTGAGAGTAAAAGGTCATTCAGCAATAGGGTCTTCAGGCTGTTTAGTTAATAAAAAATGTCTTCGAGTGAAGACACGTGTAGACTCTTGCAGGAAAGTCCCGACAGAACCAAAATCATTCAGAtgtgatgactgtggaaaaatATTAAGAAGAAAATCACATTTGACTGACCACATGAGagcccacacaggagagaaaccttttaCCTGTGAGGTCTGTGGAAAAACATTTAGCCGAAAATCGATTTTAAACAttcatatgagagtccacacaggacagaaaccttttgcctgtgagctctgtggaaaaacatTTAGCCGAAAATCGATTTTAAACAttcatatgagagtccacaccggacagaaaccttttctctgtgagctctgtggacaaagatttagccgaaaggaaAATTTAAACGACCACaaaagagtccacacaggacagaagccttttgcttgtgagctctgtgtgcAAACATTTagccaaaaaacacatttaaattgtcacatgagagtccacacaggacagaaaccttttgcctgtgagttctgtgggcaaagatttagccaaaagtcaactttaaacaaccACATaacagtccacacaggacaaaaaccttttgcctgtgagatcTGTGgccaaagatttagccgaaaggaaCATTTAAGCAGCCACATAAGAGTGCACCCAGGACaggaaccttttgcctgtgagctctgtggacaaagatttagcgaaaagacacatttaaacagtcacacaagaaaccacacaggacagaaaacgtttgcatgtgagctctgtggaaaaacatTTAGCCAAAAGTCTTCTTTAAACAttcatatgagagtccacacaggacagaagccttttgcctgtgagctctgtggaaaaacatTTAGCCAAAAGTCTTCTTTAAACAttcatatgagagtccacacaggacagaagccttttgcctgtgagctctgtggaaaaacatTTTGCCGTAAGTCTTCTTTAAACAttcatatgagagtccacacaggacagaagccttttgcctgtgagctctgtggaaaaacatTTAGCCGAAAATCGATTTTAAACAatcatatgagagtccacacaggacagaaaccttttttctgtgagctctgtggacaaagatttagccgaaaggaaAACTTAAACAGACAcacaagagtccacacaggacataaaGAACTTATATTACTACAAGATCACTAA
- the LOC129159920 gene encoding zinc finger protein OZF-like translates to MDTDVQQVVLVKEEAPEEQSAGVDQQDPECLLIKEEQEELWTSLKGEHLCLKEETEAVGFPVTAVSIKSEDDEEKPLVSQLHQQQIEDKDVPTSSSADQMTAETGGGAGTSRNPDLNPHEQTSDSSETEVSGDGDDDDGPGFETVDGDDDWNESRSSESDVNRSFSCPECGKQFLHKWSLQKHVRVKGHSAVRSSGSLVNKKCVRVKQHVDSCRKVQKEQKSFSCDDCGKMLGTKSHLADHMRVHTGQKPFVCEFCEKRFSRKTNLNLHRKDHTGQKPFVCELCGQKFSLKAIFNRHMRVHTGQKPFACELCGHRFSQDTHLKTHMGVHTGQKPFACELCGQRFSHKGSVDRHMRVHTGQKPFSCELCGQQFSQQSTLTKHIVVHTGHRPFSCELCGQRFSLKTGLNSHMKVHMGSKPFACELCGRAFSRKTHLNGHMKVHLRHKELVEPQEYQK, encoded by the exons atggacacag atgttcaacaggtggtgctggttaaagaagaagctcctgaagaacagagtgctggtgtggaccaacAGGACCCAGAATGTCTtctcataaaggaggaacaggaggagctctggaccagtctgaagggagagcatctctgtttgaaggaggagactgaagctgtcgggtttcctgttactgctgtttctataaagagtgaggatgatgaagagaaacctctggtctcacagcttcatcagcaacaaatagaagacaaagatgttccaaccagcagctcagctgaccagatgacagcagaaactggtggaggagcaggaactagcaggaacccagatctgaaccctcatgaacaaacatctgattcttcagagactgaagttagtggagatggtgatgatgatgatggccctGGGTTTGAAACTGTAGACGGAGATGATGACTGGAacgagagcaggtcttctgagtcagatgtcaACAGATCCTTTAGCTGCCCCGAGTGTGGTAAACAGTttctccacaagtggtctctccagaaacatgtgagagtgaaAGGTCATTCAGCTGTAAGGTCTTCAGGCTCTTTGgttaataagaaatgtgttagagtgaagcaacatgtagactcgtgcaggaaagtccagaaagaacaaaaatcatttagttgtgacgaCTGTGGAAAAATGCTTGGAACCAAATCTCATTTAGCCgaccacatgagagtccacacaggacagaagccttttgtctgtgaattctgtgagaaaagatttagccgaaagacaaatttaaacttgCATAGGAAagaccacacaggacagaagcctttcgtctgtgagctctgtggacaaaaatttagccTAAAGGCAATTtttaacagacacatgagagtccacacgggacagaagccttttgcttgtgaactctgtggacacaGATTTAGCCAAGACACCCATTTAAAAACACACAtgggtgtccacacaggacagaaaccttttgcatgtgagctctgtggacaaagatttagccataagggAAGTGtagacagacacatgagagtccacacaggacagaaacccttttcttgtgagctctgtggacaacagTTTAGCCAACAGTCAACTTTAACCAAACACATCGTTGTCCACACAGGACACAGGCCTTTTTCTTGTGAactatgtggacaaagatttagcctaaagacaggtttaaacagtcacatgaaggTTCACATGGGAAGCAAAccgtttgcttgtgagctctgtggacgagCATTTAGCAGGAAGACACATTTAAATGGCCACATGAAAGTCCACTTGAGACACAAAGAACTTGTTGAACCACAAGAATACCAAAAGTGA
- the LOC129159922 gene encoding zinc finger protein OZF-like, with amino-acid sequence MDTDVQQVVLVKEEAPEEQSVGVDQQDPECLLIKEEQEELWTSLEGEHLCLKEETEAVGFPVTAVSIKSEDDEEKPLVSQLHQQQIEDRDVPTSSSADQMAAETGGGAGTSRNPDLNPHEQTSDSSETEVSGDGDDDDGPGFETVDGDDDWNESRSSESDVNRSFSCPECGKQFLHKGSLQKHVRVKGHSAVRSSGSLVNKKCVRVKQHVDSCRKVQKEQKSFSCDDCGKMLGTKSHLADHMRVHTGQKPFVCEFCEKRFSRKTNLNLHRKDHTGQKPFVCELCGQKFSLKAIFNRHMRVHTGQKPFACELCGHRFSQDTHLKTHMGVHTGQKPFACELCGQRFSHKGSVDRHMRVHTGQKPFSCELCGQQFSQQSTLTKHIVVHTGHRPFSCELCGQRFSLKTGLNSHMKVHMGSKPFACELCGRAFSRKTHLNGHMKVHLRHKELVEPQEYQK; translated from the exons atggacacag atgttcaacaggtggtgctggttaaagaagaagctcctgaagaacagagtgttGGTGTGGACCAACAGGACCCAGAATGTCTtctcataaaggaggaacaggaggagctctggaccagtctggagggagagcatctctgtttgaaggaggagactgaagctgtcgggtttcctgttactgctgtttctataaagagtgaggatgatgaagagaaacctctagtctcacagcttcatcagcaacaaatagaagacagagatgttccaaccagcagctcagctgaccagatggcagcagaaactggtggaggagcaggaactagcaggaacccagatctgaaccctcatgaacaaacatctgattcttcagagactgaagttagtggagatggtgatgatgatgatggccctGGGTTTGAAACTGTAGACGGAGATGATGACTGGAacgagagcaggtcttctgagtcagatgtcaACAGATCCTTTAGCTGCCCCGAGTGTGGTAAACAGTTTCTCCACAAGgggtctctccagaaacatgtgagagtgaaAGGTCATTCAGCTGTAAGGTCTTCAGGCTCTTTGgttaataagaaatgtgttagagtgaagcaacatgtagactcgtgcaggaaagtccagaaagaacaaaaatcatttagttgtgacgaCTGTGGAAAAATGCTTGGAACCAAATCTCATTTAGCCgaccacatgagagtccacacaggacagaagccttttgtctgtgaattctgtgagaaaagatttagccgaaagacaaatttaaacttgCATAGGAAagaccacacaggacagaagcctttcgtctgtgagctctgtggacaaaaatttagccTAAAGGCAATTtttaacagacacatgagagtccacacgggacagaagccttttgcttgtgaactctgtggacacaGATTTAGCCAAGACACCCATTTAAAAACACACAtgggtgtccacacaggacagaaaccttttgcatgtgagctctgtggacaaagatttagccataagggAAGTGtagacagacacatgagagtccacacaggacagaaacccttttcttgtgagctctgtggacaacagTTTAGCCAACAGTCAACTTTAACCAAACACATCGTTGTCCACACAGGACACAGGCCTTTTTCTTGTGAactatgtggacaaagatttagcctaaagacaggtttaaacagtcacatgaaggTTCACATGGGAAGCAAAccgtttgcttgtgagctctgtggacgagCATTTAGCAGGAAGACACATTTAAATGGCCACATGAAAGTCCACTTGAGACACAAAGAACTTGTTGAACCACAAGAATACCAAAAGTGA
- the LOC129159921 gene encoding zinc finger protein OZF has product MDTDVQQVVLVKEEAPEEQSAGVDQQDPECLLIKEEQEELWTSLEGEHLCLKEETEAVGFPVTAVSIKSEDDEEKPLVSQLHRQQIEDRDVPTSSSADQMAAETGGGAGTSRNPDLNPHEQTSDSSETEVSGDGDDDDGPGFETVDGDDDWNESRSSESDVNRSFSCPECGKQFLHKGSLQKHVRVKGHSAVRSSGSLVNKKCVRVKQHVDSCRKVQKEQKSFSCDDCGKMLGTKSHLADHMRVHTGQKPFVCEFCEKRFSRKTNLNLHRKDHTGQKPFVCELCGQKFSLKAIFNRHMRVHTGQKPFACELCGHRFSQDTHLKTHMGVHTGQKPFACELCGQRFSHKGSVDRHMRVHTGQKPFSCELCGQQFSQQSTLTKHIVVHTGHRPFSCELCGQRFSLKTGLNSHMKVHMGSKPFACELCGRAFSRKTHLNGHMKVHLRHKELVEPQEYQK; this is encoded by the exons atggacacag atgttcaacaggtggtgctggttaaagaagaagctcctgaagaacagagtgctggtgtggaccaacAGGACCCAGAATGTCTtctcataaaggaggaacaggaggagctctggaccagtctggagggagagcatctctgtttgaaggaggagactgaagctgtcgggtttcctgttactgctgtttctataaagagtgaggatgatgaagagaaacctctagtctcacagcttcatcggcaacaaatagaagacagagatgttccaaccagcagctcagctgaccagatggcagcagaaactggtggaggagcaggaactagcaggaacccagatctgaaccctcatgaacaaacatctgattcttcagagactgaagttagtggagatggtgatgatgatgatggccctGGGTTTGAAACTGTAGACGGAGATGATGACTGGAacgagagcaggtcttctgagtcagatgtcaACAGATCCTTTAGCTGCCCCGAGTGTGGTAAACAGTTTCTCCACAAGgggtctctccagaaacatgtgagagtgaaAGGTCATTCAGCTGTAAGGTCTTCAGGCTCTTTGgttaataagaaatgtgttagagtgaagcaacatgtagactcgtgcaggaaagtccagaaagaacaaaaatcatttagttgtgacgaCTGTGGAAAAATGCTTGGAACCAAATCTCATTTAGCCgaccacatgagagtccacacaggacagaagccttttgtctgtgaattctgtgagaaaagatttagccgaaagacaaatttaaacttgCATAGGAAagaccacacaggacagaagcctttcgtctgtgagctctgtggacaaaaatttagccTAAAGGCAATTtttaacagacacatgagagtccacacgggacagaagccttttgcttgtgaactctgtggacacaGATTTAGCCAAGACACCCATTTAAAAACACACAtgggtgtccacacaggacagaaaccttttgcatgtgagctctgtggacaaagatttagccataagggAAGTGtagacagacacatgagagtccacacaggacagaaacccttttcttgtgagctctgtggacaacagTTTAGCCAACAGTCAACTTTAACCAAACACATCGTTGTCCACACAGGACACAGGCCTTTTTCTTGTGAactatgtggacaaagatttagcctaaagacaggtttaaacagtcacatgaaggTTCACATGGGAAGCAAAccgtttgcttgtgagctctgtggacgagCATTTAGCAGGAAGACACATTTAAATGGCCACATGAAAGTCCACTTGAGACACAAAGAACTTGTTGAACCACAAGAATACCAAAAGTGA